acatAATTGTGGTCATTAGATTACAACAGAAATCTCAgttgatgataataaaaaaatttgataagGAAATATTGATATTTTAAGTATGATAAATCTACTGACCTTTAACTGAATTTCCAGTTCTTCACTAGTATTTAGTCCAATATTACTGGTGCTTTGTCCCATTGCACTGGTACTTGGTCCCATTTCATTAATACTAGTTCCCATTTCAAGAAATTGTATTGCTGGCATCACCTgttgacaaaaaatatatataaaatataatgtatataaCCCTACCTATTACATGAAAACTCACCGAGCCATCAGAGTCATGTTCATTGTGATCCCGCAATAATTCTGCGGGATTCATAATATCTTTTATCTCCATTACATCTTGATTAGGCATTGGTGGTCCTTCTCCACCGCCAGTCTTCCTCAGTTCTTTATTATAACTGCTACATACTTTGCGGGCATTTATTTTCATATGTTTCCACTGATTTTGCAGTTGTCGCAGGTCTCTTTGTTTACTATTTAATTCATTGAACCTGAAATGTTGAATTGTATATAAAGTATATTATGGATAATTAAAAGAAAAGAAGTAAATGAAATTTTTAAGTGCATAATTAAAAATGttcataaaattattaaaattttaatagAATGTTATTAAAAgggcattaaaataaaatatCTCACTTTTTATGGACTGTTTCCCAGGCTTTTGTTTTTGCTTTAGTTGCATTTGTGTTTAGTGATTTATTCTCTATTATATGTGAGTATTCCTTGAATACACTGCGAAACAATTGctgaaatattacaaaaaaatcaatCAAACATGAAATTTGTATTGTAGATAAGCAAATAACTTACCTTTTCTTCTTCGTCCCAATTTATGGAGCgaattcttttttgtttttctccacCTCCACTCATTTTGCAATTAAAATCGATCAAAAACAGTTATATTAACAAAAACAAACCAAACAAACGGAAAATGCAAATGATGAAATGATCTAAACCTAACCGAAGAAAAAATGACAAATTTCAAACAAAATGTCGCTGTCACCgtcaatttcttgacatttttcttctatttcacAAGAGTTGCCAACTTAAATTTGTTGTAACTAGGACTAAGGAAGGTTTAGTTAGTCCGAGCTTAGTCCATGTTTATTAATGACGTTCTTAAAATGAAGTTAGTACTCGCTTAATCTCGGACTAGCTAGTCCGAGACTAAATTCGGACTAAGCGATTTTTATTAATAAGGCTGTTAGTGTGCAAGTTTATACAGAAAAACCCAACAAGTATTTGCAAAGAAGTTTTATCAGGTGGGTATACTTACAATTTTATTATGTTTCTTTTACAATAGTACAGAAtcaaacttatttatttttttgaataacATTTTGTACTTACCTAATTTTATATTCATATAacataccctaatagcacacgacgtccaatggacgtccaaaataggtccatttttggtcctaacgtccatggactataaatggacgtcctttggacgtcccatgttggacgtccttcggaaggaataaatatggacgtcctttggacgtccgacgttggacgtccttcggacggaataaaaatggacgtcctttggacgtccgacgttggacgtccttcggaaggaataaatatggacgtcctttggacgtccgacgttggacgtccttcggacggaataaaaatggacgtcctttggacgtccgacgttggacgtccttcggaaggaataaatatggacgtccttcggaaggaatgaatatggacgtcctttggacgtccgacgttggacattcttcggacggaataaaaatggacgtccgacgttggacgtccttcggatggaacaaatatggacgtatatatactggacgaaatacggacaattccctaatagcacacgacgtcatttggacgtccaaaataggtccatttttggtcctaacgtccatggactataaacggacgtcccatgttggacgtccttcggaaggaataaatatggacgtccttcggacggaataaatatggacgtcctttggacgtccgactttggacgtccatactggacgaaatacggacgttttatgaacgcttatattggacacattataccaattacgagatcaaatagcaaaataattcaataaaatattaacttgcgttaactttacgttaatgaaatacagtcaaacctgtcactaacggccactaaaatgaaagaactattggccgatatagaaaagtggtcgttattgccagtttttgtagcctagatatacagtacaacctgtgttactggccacctgtactaacggccagtttaaaaattccccaaaccaattatatctagactacaaaaactggcaataccggtcacctttctatatcggccaatagctttttcatttttagcggccgttactgacaggttttactgtaattagtgtggggaatttttaaactggccgttagtacaggtggccggtgttggcagggggccggtaacacaagttttactgtagtttaaatcgattagatcgaaagattaaatcttaattcaaaattgtatattaaattattacaattataaaactatatagtttaatatccaaaacatgttttgatttcatgtaatgtaatgaaaatcttatttgtaaattattggttacaatgtttaacaacaggaaatattcaagaataaataaaataaaagtttcccctaacaacaaaacattccaggaattctactatcaaagttctattccgtgaacatctgattaaattatggctggaaagttaccacaagatattctatgaaaagagtacaatgtcctcctggaggggtaaaattttccatactctaaagagaggccatttactattcaatttgcgttaattttcaaatttgccgcgcgagtatctatgtagcgtcgcgtggtcattggtcatcaagtcatcaattatttcattttcatcataagataacctaaaaatttagtaaaaattttgattggaaaaaaatgcatcgataagggggtgaaaaatggaaattagtggctttttttgctgtactcaactgtactgtttagtatgctagttttggctatggctggacaattatgtaagtattataaaatccgttttcaattttctttatgaaacgaatcatttatgcatgtattacctgtaaatattttgatttttaattgtaaagaatagaaaaattaccgttcattttaattttttttagaatcagctgaaagtggtctacaaaaaaccagatataaccaaaataaagatataaaaagtgtattggctaattggaagaaacaacattgtccatgcataataagttattactttataaacaaatattaatacctaggaatggaacctggatataatcatcaagaagatagcaggaatcccgacaaacaacttaaataagtacaagaatattgaggaaatcctcctcgatactactgggcaaactagaagattgaagaggacaaagccttttgaactagtttgagtgataggtgatagtgaaaagcagagcatagtgcgtgatgtggctgtgtatgttagaatagtgcacgatcttgttagattagataagagacgctatcgggtaagctcttcattttaagaaacattagtaatttaggttaaattaaaattgctcattggtcagttatgaccagattgctttttttatgtttggcaaaaagggcgtaagtcagaattgcacattgctaatgttttgatgatttctggaccagcaaaaaactgttgtagacgtaaactgtatgtaccaataaaaagagccgatttttctggtccagaaatcatcaaaacattatcgatgtgcatttctgacttaagccctttttcccaaacatcagagaattgtaatgtacaaattctcctatctgatttttcatgaattttgtaggagacgaaaaaccatttttaggatcatctcctgctttcacatgtaaattttgacatgtcttgtagtaaatagatagttgaatttactacaaaacatgtcaaaaaatatatgaaaacaggaggtaaccataaaaaagtttttagtctctcttacaaaactcatgaaaaaacaaatcggaggtatgtcacatcagtgactatatccagggaatgtctaaaaaatatactttgatgtcccaagaaccaaatataacctttatatatatacagggtgtaacaaaaatacaggtcataaatttaatcacatatcctgggaccaaaaatagtttgattggacctaacttaccttagtacaaatgtgcacaaaagaaaagttacagccctttgaagttatatattaatagcaccaagggccttagaggcccatggcttgaaaagtttgttttttcttcattttcacgtttctttatgtactgagatcttctctggcttgatatgtgatttttctccattccttcctcttattcatttttcttttctgaccctgtaacaccattctttccaaatctttttcgacctcttgcttccatctattttccggtcttcctcttctctttcttgaagctatagtgtagtttagtacccttttcggagtcctcgtttttggcatcctttcaatgtgacctcgtgatctaagtctctgtgcctttatcactcatttgaagttacaaaatgaaaagtgattttttccaatgtatcgaaaacaatgtgcttttgtgcacgtttcaatttaattattattgtagtacctaccatttaaacgttttaaaaacttttttgcctcttattgctttttcgaaaagtcaatttttatcgaaatattgtgaatatttgtcaaatccaccacatatttgtatatggttaagtacgattatggagacttggtaataatatgcaaacttattta
The window above is part of the Diabrotica virgifera virgifera chromosome 2, PGI_DIABVI_V3a genome. Proteins encoded here:
- the LOC126880322 gene encoding DNA ligase 1-like, with protein sequence MSGGGEKQKRIRSINWDEEEKQLFRSVFKEYSHIIENKSLNTNATKAKTKAWETVHKKFNELNSKQRDLRQLQNQWKHMKINARKVCSSYNKELRKTGGGEGPPMPNQDVMEIKDIMNPAELLRDHNEHDSDGSVMPAIQFLEMGTSINEMGPSTSAMGQSTSNIGLNTSEELEIQLKIFDKEFKENKEFPQQMLETPKNSSLERATAKSKNSLKIGKSNLTEGAAAKVSKDEEYIKNITEYSRELKEKEHNRHMEIMELQHNRQMRYMRLKHEMEKREHEIKMKVQAELLKHASLKTKMLEAESQNK